Proteins encoded within one genomic window of Sminthopsis crassicaudata isolate SCR6 chromosome X, ASM4859323v1, whole genome shotgun sequence:
- the LOC141548676 gene encoding protein Wiz-like, producing MAAEGPRGSTREGPDLRAQNPTWELGPARSKARKSVSRQARSHPRQPGASEAEGSRAPIPPPQELTEQKGNPSSPPPPPPAEPSGSPKEATASPRPGLCALSKAGDGPPETPLNKAIGSPPGFSSKGLSPPPQHPQDESPRLPPGAPPGSPKAQGPRPEEEGPLNLTLDGDLGRQLDCLLFGARCETIKGPPIQPRAHLRQPGGSRPDAEGSPVDVDFQSRLPAEREGPAEVSPLSPLSPPPAKKPKPGAPGEAGLLGKRDASAGAFWAPDVAPSLLSLSADPEPDQDPRCELCGQFFETRKGLASHARSHLGDMGVTEWYVQGSPIDTLTEILKGQAQPPAGGPPDPPSPGPKALAKAMAAGPGGSLEVQSASGLHLPPPAQKQGPPSGPLSPTTPPPPPARRRFPGRPLPSLQEKLKSERRRVEIRREMLTGSPPGEGRPPEAPRSPREDMAALSLSSWAEPVRSVRCELCGGGFEDRRGLACHARSHLRHMGVTKWSGSPIDALGGILEKKAEAQLIRKEPAPAGPPSPRGQDGPQCSGKGPQALSLTPLRRSPGKPGPGPADGAREMTLSPLASQPFADFLTPLVIRRPLPNERLLSGEMKAKTPTRPELPLKTEPIHGQSSQAPREAGCELCGLHFEKRQALASHARAHLRRLGVTEWSVKDSPIETLREFIRRSRPHKVEAYSSRSRSSMGMGRPSRPRRDGDKHMPLTLAPHSLTLMDKHPGREVGPHRQARPSRGEASDSQQKPDPGPQPPPRTQCAPSLVPRPPQKSLVTVQGPVYTLKCRFCEVQFQGPLSIQRVWVRHLQRHILERNFSQAEPRPGEPEAPEAQPGPEPQ from the exons ATGGCCGCAGAGGGCCCCCGTGGGAGCACCCGAGAAGGCCCAGACCTCAGAGCCCAGAACCCGACCTGGGAGCTGGGCCCGGCCCGTTCTAAGGCCCGAAAAAGCGTTTCCCGCCAGGCGCGCTCCCACCCGCGCCAGCCAGGGGCGTCCGAGGCGGAGGGGAGCCGGGCCCCCATCCCCCCGCCCCAGGAGCTGACAGAACAGAAGGGCAACCCCAGCagccccccgcccccgcccccggccGAGCCCTCGGGCTCCCCAAAGGAGGCAACGGCCTCTCCCCGCCCGGGCCTGTGCGCCCTCAGCAAGGCAGGTGACGGACCCCCTGAGACCCCCCTGAACAAGGCCATCGGGTCACCCCCTGGCTTCTCCTCCAAGGgcctttcccccccaccccagcacCCCCAGGACGAGAGCCCCAGGCTGCCCCCGGGCGCCCCGCCGGGCTCCCCGAAGGCGCAGGGGCCCCGGCCAGAGGAGGAGGGGCCCCTGAACCTCACTTTAGATGGAGATTTGGGCAGACAGCTGGACTGCCTGTTGTTCGGGGCCCGGTGTGAGACCATAAAGGGCCCGCCCATTCAGCCCAGAGCCCACCTGCGCCAGCCGGGGGGGAGCCGCCCGGATGCCGAGGGGTCCCCCGTAGACGTGGACTTCCAGAGCCGCCTCCCGGCGGAGCGGGAGGGGCCGGCAGAGGTCTCGCCTCTCTCGCCGCTGTCCCCCCCACCGGCCAAGAAGCCCAAGCCGGGGGCCCCGGGGGAGGCCGGCCTTCTGGGGAAGCGGGACGCCTCTGCGGGGGCATTCTGGGCCCCGGACGTGGCCCCGTCTCTTCTCAGTCTCTCAGCAGACCCGGAGCCAGACCAGGACCCCCGCTGTGAGCTCTGCGGGCAGTTCTTTGAGACCCGAAAAGGCCTGGCCAGCCACGCGCGCTCCCATCTGGGGGACATGGGGGTGACCGAGTGGTACGTCCAGGGCTCGCCCATTGACACCCTGACAGAAATCCTGAAGGGCCAGGCCCAGCCTCCGGCCGGGGGACCTCCCGACCCACCCTCGCCGGGCCCCAAGGCACTGGCCAAGGCAATGGCTGCGGGCCCTGGGGGCTCCCTGGAGGTTCAGAGTGCTTCCGGGCTGCACCTCCCACCCCCTGCCCAGAAGCAGGGCCCACCTAGTGGCCCCCTCTCACCAaccacccctccccccccacctgcTCGGAGGAGGTTCCCTGGGCGGCCACTTCCTTCCCTCCAGGAGAAATTAAAGTCCGAACGGAGGCGGGTGGAGATCAGACGGGAGATGTTGACCGGAAGCCCGCCTGGAGAAGGACGCCCACCTGAGGCACCCCGCTCGCCCCGTGAGGACATGGCAGCCCTGAGTCTGT CTTCCTGGGCCGAGCCGGTCCGCAGCGTGCGCTGTGAGCTCTGTGGTGGGGGCTTTGAGGACCGAAGGGGCCTGGCCTGCCACGCCCGCTCTCACCTGCGGCACATGGGGGTGACCAAGTGGTCCGGCTCGCCCATTGACGCTCTTGGAGGGATCCTGGAGAAGAAGGCCGAAGCGCAGCTCATCAGGAAGGAGCCCGCCCCAGCTGGGCCGCCCTCTCCCCGGGGGCAGGATGGGCCCCAATGCTCCGGGAAGGGGCCTCAGGCCCTGTCTTTGACCCCATTGCGCCGCAGTCCTGGCAAACCAGGGCCCGGCCCTGCCGACGGAGCCCGGGAGATGACCCTCTCGCCTCTTGCCTCCCAGCCGTTTGCTGATTTCCTCACCCCCCTGGTGATAAGGCGGCCGCTGCCCAACGAAAGACTTCTCTCTGGGGAGATGAAAGCCAAGACCCCTACACGCCCCGAGCTGCCCCTCAAGACCGAGCCCATTCACGGCCAAAGCTCCCAAGCTCCCAGGGAAGCCGGGTGCGAGCTGTGCGGTCTCCATTTTGAGAAGCGCCAGGCACTGGCCAGCCACGCTCGGGCTCACCTGCGGCGACTTGGGGTGACAGAATGGTCTGTGAAGGACTCCCCAATTGAGACCCTGAGGGAGTTCATCAGGCGCAGCCGCCCCCACAAGGTGGAGGCCTACAGCAGCCGGAGCCGGTCCTCAATGGGGATGGGCCGGCCTTCGAGGCCCAGACGAGATGGGGACAAACACATGCCCCTCACCTTGGCTCCCCATAGCCTCACTCTGATGGATAAGCACCCGGGGAGGGAAGTCGGGCCCCACAGACAAGCCCGCCCTTCTCGGGGGGAGGCCAGTGACTCTCAGCAGAAACCGGACCCTGGGCCACAGCCACCTCCCAGAACCCAGTGTGCCCCCTCCCTGGTCCCCCGCCCTCCCCAGAAGTCCTTGGTGACGGTTCAGGGCCCCGTGTACACCCTGAAATGCAGATTCTGTGAAGTGCAGTTCCAGGGTCCCCTCTCCATCCAGCGGGTGTGGGTTCGCCACCTCCAGAGGCACATCCTGGAAAGGAACTTCTCCCAAGCAGAGCCCAGGCCTGGGGAGCCTGAGGCCCCCGAGGCCCAGCCGGGGCCAGAGCCCCAGTAA